In Caldalkalibacillus uzonensis, the genomic window ATGGGGTATCGTTTTCGATTACACCGAAAAGATCTTCCTGGAAGGCCAGACTTGGTTTTACCTAAATATAAAACGGTTATTTTTATTCATGGGTGCTTTTGGCATCAACATCCCAATTGTAAAAAGGCAACTATCCCCAAACGAAATCGGGAATTTTGGTTGAAGAAGTTAACCCGAAATATGGAACGTGATCAACAAGTAATTGAAGAGCTTGAAAGTATGGGGTGGAATATAATTATTATTTGGGAATGCCAGGTTAAGAAAAATATTAAAGAAGTGATGGACAAGATTACGGGACAATTAATTAAAAATGTATTCTAAATGTTTAGCGTAAATGTCCGTATGGTTTATGTAAAGGGGGGATGAAATGTATCAGCCAGAACTACAATCATAACATTTTCTATCCTTAACGACATTGATAAGGGCATTATCAAAATACCGCAGTTTCAAAGAGATTTTGTGTGGTCCAAAGAACAATCAGCTAAGTTATTGGACATTTATTAAGGGAGATCTAAGTGCAAACGAAAAATCACACCGGAAAAGATTGGACTACTTTTGGATATGAATGTGGTCGATAATGTGGCCATAGGGTTAAAGTTTCGTAAATTTAACAAAACAGAGCAGAAACGGCGGGTGGAGAAATGGCTGGGGCGATTTCACATTACCCATTTGCCCCGTCAACATGCCCATACCTTATCCGGAGGAGAGTCCCAAAGAATCAGTCTGGCCGTTCCCTAGTCCTTGAACCTGATATTTTATTTTTGGACGAACCCTTTTCTGCCCTTGACTTCCCCACCAAAGTTTCACTGATGGAGGACTTGAAACAGATCCTAAAGAAGGACCAAAACCACAGCCCTCTTTGTCAGCCGTGATTTAATGGAAGTGAACTATATGACGGACCGGCTGATCGTGCTCATTGACCGCCATGGCCCAGGAAGGCGACACCAAAGAGGTGATTCAGCACCCCAATCAAATCACCGTTTCATTTTTTAACAAATGGCGTCAATTTGCTTTAGAGCATTGAAGCCATCCGCATAATAAATAATTAGGTGAAAATAAAAAATATGATATACTACTAATTGGGAACTACTTATGCAGGGTGGGCGGTGGCTTTCCCCTTTTTATTTTTGTTTAGGGGGTACTGCCGAGTTGGTGAAAATCCATGAAGCTTTGATGCTGATGATTGCTTTCGCTACTCTAGTGGTGACAGTGATCGCTGTAGCACAAGGACAAAAAAAGAAGTAACCCACCCTGTCACGGCAAAGGGTGAGTTACTTTAACAAGCCCTTCATTGGCCACCGCTCTTCATGCGGTGTAGCTGCCATAGAGCATCGGTGTTGCTGCACCGATGCTCATTTTCATTTTATGCAAGTTAAGCGCTCTCACACACATTTCTATTCCATATTATACAAAAGGAATTATCACAATGCAAATTCACTTTTAAGGACATGTTTGTATGAGCTATTTGAACATCTTTGGTTCCTTATATTCTACAACATTGAGGCCCCAGCTCAGTTTAAAAGCTAGGCCTTTTTGCTGGTCATATAAGGTGATGCGTTCTTTGCCTGATTTCAATTTCTCTGGTGTAATCACCACTTCGTATCCTTCCACTCTAATGTCGCTTTTCCCTGTCAGTGAGAGATAGTAGTGGTTTTCAACGGTTTTCTCACTGTTCGCAATAGCCTGTCAATAACACCAAAAGAAACAAAATACCCGCCCGGCACTGTTTCCATTTATCCATCATC contains:
- a CDS encoding very short patch repair endonuclease, with translation MFSREKRSEIMSNIKNQNTKPELLIRSLLHKMGYRFRLHRKDLPGRPDLVLPKYKTVIFIHGCFWHQHPNCKKATIPKRNREFWLKKLTRNMERDQQVIEELESMGWNIIIIWECQVKKNIKEVMDKITGQLIKNVF
- a CDS encoding ATP-binding cassette domain-containing protein, whose product is MNVVDNVAIGLKFRKFNKTEQKRRVEKWLGRFHITHLPRQHAHTLSGGESQRISLAVP
- a CDS encoding putative holin-like toxin, with the translated sequence MKIHEALMLMIAFATLVVTVIAVAQGQKKK